A section of the Malus sylvestris chromosome 17, drMalSylv7.2, whole genome shotgun sequence genome encodes:
- the LOC126612125 gene encoding probable 2-oxoglutarate-dependent dioxygenase AOP1 encodes MGSETQPKLPVIDLSDENLKPGTDAWLLACKEIKDALEEYGCFEAIYHKIPLELHNSIFSAMEDLFGLPLETKKQKTSDRPYHSYFGQYSFLPLYESLGVDNPTTVEGAQGFTSIMWPQGNAHFCETAHSFSKLVAELSQMVTRMVFDMYGVQRLFDSHMESTTYLLRCFKYRTQEENETNVGLHPHTDKTFISILNQNQVNGLQIGTKDGQWIDVNPSPSSFLILAGDAFMAWSNDRVPSCDHQVTMKENKTRYSLGLFAFKSGIIQVPEELIDEKHPLLYKPFDHFSFLDFDRTPEARKLKCSIKAYCGV; translated from the exons ATGGGGTCAGAAACTCAGCCTAAGCTTCCTGTTATAGATTTATCTGATGAAAACTTAAAGCCCGGTACAGATGCATGGCTCTTGGCATGCAAAGAAATCAAGGATGCACTAGAAGAGTATGGCTGCTTCGAAGCTATTTACCATAAAATTCCTCTGGAACTTCACAACTCCATTTTTTCTGCGATGGAAGATCTATTTGGTCTTCCATTAGAAACTAAAAAGCAAAAAACCAGTGATAGGCCTTACCATAGCTATTTTGGACAATATTCATTCCTTCCTCTCTACGAATCCCTGGGGGTCGATAATCCAACAACTGTTGAAGGAGCTCAAGGTTTCACAAGCATCATGTGGCCTCAAGGAAATGCCCATTTTTG TGAAACTGCTCATTCCTTCTCAAAGCTCGTAGCAGAATTGAGTCAAATGGTGACAAGAATGGTTTTTGATATGTACGGTGTGCAGAGGCTTTTTGACTCTCACATGGAATCAACTACATACCTGCTTAGATGCTTTAAGTACAGAACACAAGAAGAGAATGAAACCAATGTGGGACTGCATCCTCACACAGACAAGACCTTCATATCCATACTGAATCAAAATCAGGTGAATGGCTTGCAGATTGGAACAAAGGATGGTCAGTGGATTGATGTGAACCCTTCACCCTCATCTTTTCTAATTTTGGCAGGCGATGCATTCATG GCATGGAGCAATGACAGAGTACCCTCTTGTGATCATCAAGTCACCATGAAAGAGAACAAAACCAGATACTCCCTAGGACTGTTCGCATTCAAAAGCGGGATTATACAAGTACCTGAAGAGCTAATTGATGAGAAGCATCCCTTGTTGTATAAACCATTTGATCATTTCAGTTTCCTTGACTTCGATCGAACACCAGAGGCAAGGAAATTGAAGTGTTCTATCAAAGCCTACTGTGGTGTGTGA
- the LOC126612410 gene encoding 2-oxoglutarate-dependent dioxygenase AOP2-like, translating to MGSEVEQKLPVLDFSKEALKPGTNSWLLACKDVQRALEEFGCFVVLYDKISDEFRNAFVGSLEELFDLPTETKMTNKYEKPLNGYVGQIPKLPLHESLGIDCATNFEETKKFTKLMWPTGNDKFCERAYAFAKVAEELDQMVARMIFESYGVEKYYDSYVGSISYLLRILQNRSPKENEHNLGFVAHTDKSFTTVLYQNNQVNALEVETRNHEWIKVEFPPSSFIVMAGDALMAWSNDRILSPNHRVIMSGNETRYSLAQFAFSDGEIHVPEELGDEERPLRYKSFDHPGLLRFFRSQDRYISNSAIKAYCGV from the exons ATGGGTTCTGAAGTTGAGCAAAAGCTTCCTGTCCTAGATTTCTCCAAGGAAGCTCTGAAGCCAGGGACCAACTCATGGCTCTTGGCATGCAAAGATGTTCAACGAGCACTTGAAGAGTTTGGATGTTTTGTAGTGTTGTATGACAAAATCTCTGATGAATTTCGCAATGCTTTTGTTGGTTCCCTTGAAGAACTATTTGATCTCCCTACCGAgaccaaaatgacaaacaaaTATGAAAAGCCCTTAAATGGCTATGTGGGACAAATTCCCAAACTCCCTCTCCATGAAAGCTTGGGCATCGACTGTGCAACCAATTTTGAGGAGACTAAAAAATTCACAAAGCTCATGTGGCCTACTGGAAATGATAAATTCTG TGAAAGGGCATATGCGTTTGCAAAAGTGGCGGAGGAGTTGGATCAAATGGTGGCTAGAATGATATTTGAGAGCTATGGTGTGGAGAAGTATTATGACTCGTATGTTGGATCGATCTCTTACCTTCTTCGGATCTTGCAAAATAGATCACCCAAAGAAAATGAGCACAATCTTGGCTTCGTTGCTCATACTGACAAGAGCTTCACAACCGTACTTTATCAGAATAATCAAGTCAATGCTCTGGAGGTTGAAACAAGGAACCACGAATGGATTAAAGTTGAGTTTCCACCTTCATCCTTCATAGTCATGGCGGGTGATGCCCTAATG GCATGGAGCAATGACAGGATATTATCTCCTAATCATCGAGTTATTATGAGTGGGAATGAAACAAGATACTCGTTGGCGCAGTTTGCATTTAGCGATGGCGAGATACATGTACCCGAAGAGCTTGGCGATGAAGAACGCCCATTACGCTACAAGTCATTTGATCATCCTGGACTACTACGTTTCTTTCGCTCTCAAGATCGTTATATTTCAAACAGTGCTATAAAAGCCTACTGTGGTGTTTGA